In one Camelus dromedarius isolate mCamDro1 chromosome 31, mCamDro1.pat, whole genome shotgun sequence genomic region, the following are encoded:
- the OGFOD2 gene encoding 2-oxoglutarate and iron-dependent oxygenase domain-containing protein 2 isoform X1, with the protein MGTAAAPRRFCRCACFCSENLYLARYGLHVRFRSEQQLRQDYGPILRSRGCVSPKDFQQLLGELEQEVERRRRLGQESAARRALIASSYHPVRPDVYNSLKDVALAPEFLAAAEYSASPGADLEGLLQRLETVSEEKRIYRLPVFTAWFCQALLEELEHFEQSDMPKGRPNTMNNYGVLLHELGLDEPLVTPLRERFLQPLMALLYPDCGGGWLDSHRAFVVKYAPGQDRELGCHYDNAELTLNVALGKAFTGGTLYFGDLFQAPSTLAKPLEVEHVVAQGILHRGGQLHGARPLGAGERWNLVVWLRASAVRNHLCPMCCRKPDLVDDEGFGDGFTREEPPTVDVCALT; encoded by the exons ATGGGGACCGCGGCTGCCCCGCGGCGCTTCTGCCGCTGTGCATGTTTCTGCTCCGAGAACTTGTACTTGGCGCGCTACGGGCTGCACGTGCGCTTCCGGAGCGAGCAGCAGCTGCGCCAGGACTACGGCCCG ATCCTGCGCAGTCGAGGCTGTGTTAGCCCCAAGGACTTCCAGCAGCTGTTGGGAGAG CTTGAGCAGGAGGtagagcggcggcggcggctggggcAGGAGTCGGCTGCCAGGAGAGCCCTCATCGCGAGCTCCTACCATCCGGTGCGGCCCGACGTCTACAACTCGCTGAAG GATGTGGCTTTGGCCCCCGAGTTTCTGGCCGCAGCTGAATACAGTGCATCACCAGGCGCAGACCTTGAGGGCCTTCTCCAGCGGCTGGAGACAGTGTCAG AGGAGAAGCGTATTTACCGGCTGCCGGTGTTCACGGCGTGGTTCTGCCAGGCCCtgctggaggagctggagcaCTTCGAGCAGTCGGACATGCCCAAGGGAAGACCCAACACCATGAACAATTACGGG GTGCTGCTCCACGAGCTGGGCCTGGATGAACCACTGGTGACGCCGCTGCGGGAGCGCTTCCTGCAGCCGCTGATGGCCCTGCTGTACCCGGACTGTGGCGGGGGCTGGCTGGACAGCCACCGCGCCTTTGTGGTCAAATACGCTCCAGGCCAGGACCGCGAGCTGGGCTGCCACTACGATAACGCCGAGCTCACCCTCAACGTGGCCCTGGGCAAGGCCTTCACAGGGGGCACCCTATACTTCGGGGACCTCTTCCAG GCACCGTCAACCCTGGCCAAGCCCCTGGAGGTGGAGCACGTGGTGGCCCAGGGCATCCTGCACCGAGGGGGCCAGCTGCACGGGGCCCGGCCCCTGGGCGCTGGTGAGCGCTGGAACCTGGTCGTCTGGCTCCGGGCCTCTGCTGTGCGCAACCACCTCTGCCCCATGTGCTGCCGCAAGCCCGACCTGGTGGACGACGAGGGCTTCGGAGACGGCTTCACCCGCGAGGAGCCCCCCACCGTGGATGTGTGTGCGCTGACTTGA
- the OGFOD2 gene encoding 2-oxoglutarate and iron-dependent oxygenase domain-containing protein 2 isoform X2 yields MWLWPPSFWPQLNTVHHQAQTLRAFSSGWRQCQRLEPTPELLADQLSLPVPAEEKRIYRLPVFTAWFCQALLEELEHFEQSDMPKGRPNTMNNYGVLLHELGLDEPLVTPLRERFLQPLMALLYPDCGGGWLDSHRAFVVKYAPGQDRELGCHYDNAELTLNVALGKAFTGGTLYFGDLFQAPSTLAKPLEVEHVVAQGILHRGGQLHGARPLGAGERWNLVVWLRASAVRNHLCPMCCRKPDLVDDEGFGDGFTREEPPTVDVCALT; encoded by the exons ATGTGGCTTTGGCCCCCGAGTTTCTGGCCGCAGCTGAATACAGTGCATCACCAGGCGCAGACCTTGAGGGCCTTCTCCAGCGGCTGGAGACAGTGTCAG AGACTGGAACCCACACCGGAACTCCTGGCCGATCAACTTTCCCTCCCCGTCCCCGCAGAGGAGAAGCGTATTTACCGGCTGCCGGTGTTCACGGCGTGGTTCTGCCAGGCCCtgctggaggagctggagcaCTTCGAGCAGTCGGACATGCCCAAGGGAAGACCCAACACCATGAACAATTACGGG GTGCTGCTCCACGAGCTGGGCCTGGATGAACCACTGGTGACGCCGCTGCGGGAGCGCTTCCTGCAGCCGCTGATGGCCCTGCTGTACCCGGACTGTGGCGGGGGCTGGCTGGACAGCCACCGCGCCTTTGTGGTCAAATACGCTCCAGGCCAGGACCGCGAGCTGGGCTGCCACTACGATAACGCCGAGCTCACCCTCAACGTGGCCCTGGGCAAGGCCTTCACAGGGGGCACCCTATACTTCGGGGACCTCTTCCAG GCACCGTCAACCCTGGCCAAGCCCCTGGAGGTGGAGCACGTGGTGGCCCAGGGCATCCTGCACCGAGGGGGCCAGCTGCACGGGGCCCGGCCCCTGGGCGCTGGTGAGCGCTGGAACCTGGTCGTCTGGCTCCGGGCCTCTGCTGTGCGCAACCACCTCTGCCCCATGTGCTGCCGCAAGCCCGACCTGGTGGACGACGAGGGCTTCGGAGACGGCTTCACCCGCGAGGAGCCCCCCACCGTGGATGTGTGTGCGCTGACTTGA
- the ARL6IP4 gene encoding ADP-ribosylation factor-like protein 6-interacting protein 4 isoform X2, whose product MGTGSQRTSPTVEPPLESSLRDPEFKRVFLSPARGAMAHVGSRKRSRSRSRSRGRGSEKKRKKSSKDASRSCSASRSQSRKASTTSSGAEERSKHKARRRPRSSSSSSSSSSSSSSSSSSSSSSSSDGRKKRGKHKDKKRKKKKKRKKKLKKKSKEKAKVQQAEALPGPSLDQWHRSAEEEEDGPVLTDEQKSRIQAMKPMTKEEWDARQSIIRKVVDPETGRTRLIKGDGEVLEEIVTKERHREINKQATRGDGLAFQMRAGLLP is encoded by the exons ATGGGTACCGGGTCCCAGAGGACCAGCCCCACAGTAGAGCCTCCCTTGGAATCCAGTCTGCGGGATCCTGAGTTTAAGCGCGTCTTCCTGTCTCCAGCTCGCGGCGCTATGGCTCACGTCGGCTCTCGGAAGCGCTCGAGGAGTCGCAGCCGGTCCCGGGGGCGAGGGtcggaaaagaaaaggaagaagagcagCAAGGACGCCTCGAGGAGCTGCTCAGCTTCTAGATCCCAGAGCCGCAAGGCCAGCACCACTTCCTCTGGGGCGGAGG agagaagcaagcacaaGGCCCGGAGGAGACCACgatccagctcctcctcctcttcttccagtTCTTctagctcctcttcctcctcgtcctcctcttcttcctccagcgATGGCCGGAAGAAGCGGGGGAAGCACAAggacaagaagaggaagaagaagaagaaaaggaagaagaaactgaagaagaaaagcaaagagaaggcCAAGGTGCAGCAGGCTGAGGCTCTGCCGGGACCTTCGCTGGACCAGTGGCACAGATCAgccgaggaggaagaggatggccCAG TCCTGACCGATGAGCAGAAGTCCCGCATCCAGGCCATGAAGCCCATGACCAAGGAGGAGTGGGATGCCCGGCAGAGCATCATCCGCAAGGTGGTGGACCCGGAGACAGGACGCACCAG GCTCATTAAGGGAGATGGCGAGGTGTTAGAGGAAATTGTAACCAAGGAACGACACAGAGAGATCAACAAG CAAGCCACCCGAGGAGATGGTCTGGCCTTCCAGATGCGAGCAGGGCTGCTGCCCTGA
- the ARL6IP4 gene encoding ADP-ribosylation factor-like protein 6-interacting protein 4 isoform X1, with translation MGTGSQRTSPTVEPPLESSLRDPEFKRVFLSPARGAMAHVGSRKRSRSRSRSRGRGSEKKRKKSSKDASRSCSASRSQSRKASTTSSGAEASPPCITERSKHKARRRPRSSSSSSSSSSSSSSSSSSSSSSSSDGRKKRGKHKDKKRKKKKKRKKKLKKKSKEKAKVQQAEALPGPSLDQWHRSAEEEEDGPVLTDEQKSRIQAMKPMTKEEWDARQSIIRKVVDPETGRTRLIKGDGEVLEEIVTKERHREINKQATRGDGLAFQMRAGLLP, from the exons ATGGGTACCGGGTCCCAGAGGACCAGCCCCACAGTAGAGCCTCCCTTGGAATCCAGTCTGCGGGATCCTGAGTTTAAGCGCGTCTTCCTGTCTCCAGCTCGCGGCGCTATGGCTCACGTCGGCTCTCGGAAGCGCTCGAGGAGTCGCAGCCGGTCCCGGGGGCGAGGGtcggaaaagaaaaggaagaagagcagCAAGGACGCCTCGAGGAGCTGCTCAGCTTCTAGATCCCAGAGCCGCAAGGCCAGCACCACTTCCTCTGGGGCGGAGG CCTCACCTCCCTGCAtcacagagagaagcaagcacaaGGCCCGGAGGAGACCACgatccagctcctcctcctcttcttccagtTCTTctagctcctcttcctcctcgtcctcctcttcttcctccagcgATGGCCGGAAGAAGCGGGGGAAGCACAAggacaagaagaggaagaagaagaagaaaaggaagaagaaactgaagaagaaaagcaaagagaaggcCAAGGTGCAGCAGGCTGAGGCTCTGCCGGGACCTTCGCTGGACCAGTGGCACAGATCAgccgaggaggaagaggatggccCAG TCCTGACCGATGAGCAGAAGTCCCGCATCCAGGCCATGAAGCCCATGACCAAGGAGGAGTGGGATGCCCGGCAGAGCATCATCCGCAAGGTGGTGGACCCGGAGACAGGACGCACCAG GCTCATTAAGGGAGATGGCGAGGTGTTAGAGGAAATTGTAACCAAGGAACGACACAGAGAGATCAACAAG CAAGCCACCCGAGGAGATGGTCTGGCCTTCCAGATGCGAGCAGGGCTGCTGCCCTGA